The Lycium barbarum isolate Lr01 chromosome 12, ASM1917538v2, whole genome shotgun sequence genome includes a region encoding these proteins:
- the LOC132623366 gene encoding probable LRR receptor-like serine/threonine-protein kinase At3g47570 has product MGRSCNILFALSVFILHHDHTSLAIVPNISTDKAALLALKSHISFGPNNILAANWSSSSPVCSWVGITCSSRHKRVTAFNISSMQLHGTIPPNLGNLSFLVSLDISYNTFHGDLPEELVHLQRLKLIDVTSNNLTGGIPSFLSLLPNLRILRLSSNQFSGKVPSSLSNLTNLEVLRIKQNFLVGEIPRELGDLRYMTALNLESNHLTGSIPPSIFNITTMRTISLSGNNLTGKLPTTICDHLPNLKGLYLSSNSLDGVIPPNIQKCRKLQILSLSVNQFTGTIPRELANLTALIELFLGVQHLEGEIPVELGNLQKLQLLSLPGCNLIGSIPTSIFNMSALQIVELDENMLSGRLPSDLGSGMPSLEGILCANNILSGYISATISNSSRLRMVDLSINSLTGPIPQSLGNLNLELLDLRANNFIGDSALSFLTSLTNCRKLKELRFSYNPLDGVLPASVGNFSDSLQIFEGQNCKLKGIIPEEIGNLTGATILSLFNNELTGYIPKTIQGMLNLQELYLDSNKIEGIIPDVICNLKNLGALSLTENQFSGLVPPCLGNVTSLRKLNLAYNRLNGSLSASLGSLQDLIEFNVSSNLLTGQIPQEIGNLKVATLIDLSKNNFLGKIPSTLGGLDRLIKLSFAHNRLDGPVPDSFGKMLALEFLDLCYNNLIGEIPKSLEALVYLKYLNFSFNEFSGEIPTGGPFANATGQSFLSNDALCGDSKFHVSPCDIRSPKKKKAMLVLYVLSGAGMLILALAVAYVFLRLRKTKKNAGVADVPLVKGHERISYYELEQATEGFNESNLLGNGSFSMVYKGILKDGTLFALKVFNVQLEGAFKSFDTECEMLRNLRHRNLTKVITSCSNPDFKALVLEYMPNGTLERWLYSHNCFLDMLKRLDIIIDVASAMDYLHNGYSTPVVHCDLKPSNVLVDQEMVGHVSDFGIAKLLGAGEAFVQTGTIATLGYIAPEYGQDGIVSTSSDVYSFGILMMETFTRMRPSDERFTGDLSIRRWVSDSFPNGIHNVVDANLVQRGDEQTDTKMQCMLSIMELALSCTLVTPDARISMGNALSTLKKIRLQFVHSRH; this is encoded by the exons ATGGGAAGAAGTTGCAATATTCTCTTTGCTCTTTCAGTTTTCATTCTGCATCATGACCATACTTCACTAGCTATTGTTCCCAATATTAGCACCGATAAAGCTGCTCTACTTGCCTTGAAATCTCACATTTCTTTTGGTCCCAACAACATCTTAGCAGCCAATTGGTCTTCTTCCAGCCCAGTTTGCAGCTGGGTTGGAATCACTTGCAGCTCCCGCCACAAACGAGTGACTGCTTTTAATATTTCTAGCATGCAACTTCATGGTACCATTCCTCCAAACCTCGGAAACCTCTCATTTCTTGTTTCCCTTGACATTAGTTACAACACTTTCCATGGGGATTTGCCAGAAGAGTTGGTTCATTTGCAGAGGTTGAAACTGATTGATGTCACAAGCAATAACTTAACTGGTGGCATTCCATCATTTTTAAGTTTATTGCCAAACCTTCGCATTTTGCGGCTTTCAAGCAACCAATTTTCAGGGAAAGTACCATCTTCACTTTCCAATCTAACAAATCTCGAAGTATTGAGAATAAAGCAAAATTTTCTCGTAGGAGAGATCCCTCGAGAGCTCGGTGATCTTCGTTACATGACTGCTTTAAATCTGGAATCTAACCACCTTACTGGCTCTATACCACCATCAATATTTAACATTACAACAATGCGAACCATTTCTCTTTCCGGAAACAATCTTACTGGTAAGCTTCCAACAACTATATGTGACCATCTTCCAAATTTGAAAGGGCTTTACCTCTCAAGCAACTCCCTAGATGGCGTTATTCCACCAAACATACAAAAATGCAGAAAGCTGCAAATCTTGTCGTTGTCTGTCAATCAGTTCACTGGAACTATACCAAGAGAACTAGCGAACTTAACAGCACTTATAGAATTATTTCTTGGGGTACAACACTTGGAAG GAGAGATACCAGTGGAGCTAGGTAATCTTCAGAAGCTACAGCTGTTGAGTTTACCCGGATGTAATCTTATTGGTTCCATCCCCACGAGCATTTTCAACATGTCAGCACTGCAGATAGTAGAACTTGACGAAAACATGCTTTCAGGTCGTCTACCATCAGACTTAGGCAGTGGAATGCCCAGCCTAGAAGGAATATTATGTGCAAACAATATTCTGAGTGGGTATATCTCTGCTACTATCTCAAATTCTTCAAGACTCCGAATGGTCGATCTTTCAATCAACAGTTTGACAGGTCCAATTCCTCAATCACTTGGTAACTTAAACCTTGAGCTTTTGGACCTGCGAGCGAACAATTTTATTGGTGATTCAGCATTAAGCTTCCTGACATCTTTGACAAACTGTAGGAAACTAAAAGAACTCCGTTTTTCATATAACCCGTTGGATGGTGTTCTTCCTGCATCAGTTGGGAATTTCTCTGACTCTCTGCAAATTTTTGAAGGACAGAATTGTAAACTGAAGGGCATCATTCCTGAAGAAATTGGTAATCTTACTGGAGCAACAATATTATCTCTTTTTAACAATGAATTGACTGGATATATCCCAAAAACTATTCAAGGTATGTTGAACCTTCAAGAACTTTACCTAGATAGCAACAAGATAGAAGGAATCATACCAGACGTTATCTGCAATTTAAAGAATCTTGGAGCATTATCCTTGACAGAAAATCAGTTTTCTGGCTTGGTGCCACCATGCTTAGGAAATGTTACCAGTTTGAGGAAACTTAATCTAGCTTACAACAGACTGAATGGGAGCTTATCTGCAAGCTTGGGGAGCCTTCAAGATCTCATAGAATTCAATGTTTCGTCCAATTTATTAACTGGACAAATTCCTCAGGAGATCGGAAATTTAAAGGTTGCAACACTCATCGATCtatcaaaaaataattttcttggtAAGATCCCTAGCACCTTAGGGGGTCTAGATAGATTGATAAAACTTTCTTTTGCGCATAATAGATTAGATGGGCCTGTTCCTGATTCATTTGGCAAAATGCTGGCTTTGGAATTCTTGGATTTGTGCTATAACAATCTTATTGGTGAAATTCCTAAGTCATTAGAAGCTCTTGTGTATCTCAAATACTTgaacttctcatttaatgaattCAGTGGAGAGATTCCCACTGGTGGTCCTTTTGCAAATGCTACAGGCCAATCTTTCTTGTCAAATGATGCGCTTTGTGGTGATTCTAAGTTTCATGTGTCACCATGTGACATTAGATCTCCCAAGAAGAAAAAGGCAATGCTAGTTTTATACGTCCTTTCTGGTGCGGGCATGCTAATTCTTGCATTAGCCGTCGCATATGTATTTTTGAGATTGcgaaaaacaaaaaagaatgcAGGTGTAGCAGATGTACCTTTGGTGAAAGGGCATGAAAGAATTTCTTATTATGAACTAGAACAAGCAACTGAAGGATTCAATGAGAGCAACTTGCTTGGTAATGGGAGTTTCAGCATGGTCTACAAAGGGATACTTAAGGATGGTACTCTTTTTGCACTAAAGGTATTCAATGTGCAATTGGAGGGTGCATTCAAAAGTTTTGATACCGAATGTGAGATGTTGCGCAACCTCCGCCATCGAAATCTTACTAAAGTGATCACTAGTTGCTCCAACCCTGATTTCAAAGCCTTAGTATTGGAGTACATGCCGAATGGGACACTTGAAAGATGGCTATACAGTCATAATTGTTTCCTAGACATGTTAAAGAGATTAGATATAATAATAGATGTTGCATCTGCAATGGACTATCTCCACAATGGCTATTCAACACCAGTGGTGCATTGTGACCTGAAGCCAAGCAATGTCTTGGTAGATCAAGAAATGGTTGGCCATGTCAGTGATTTTGGCATTGCAAAATTGTTAGGAGCAGGGGAGGCTTTTGTACAAACAGGGACGATTGCAACCCTTGGATATATAGCTCCAG AGTATGGCCAAGATGGAATAGTATCCACGAGCTCCGATGTTTATAGTTTTGGCATCCTGATGATGGAGACGTTTACAAGAATGCGACCAAGTGATGAAAGATTTACTGGAGACTTGAGCATACGACGTTGGGTTAGTGATTCTTTTCCAAATGGGATCCATAATGTGGTGGATGCTAATTTGGTACAGCGAGGGGATGAACAAACCGACACAAAGATGCAGTGTATGTTATCTATCATGGAATTAGCTTTGAGTTGCACTTTAGTGACACCTGATGCAAGAATTAGTATGGGAAATGCTCTTTCAACACTTAAAAAGATTAGACTCCAGTTTGTCCATAGTCGCCATTAG
- the LOC132624439 gene encoding receptor kinase-like protein Xa21, with protein sequence MALTYNNLTGEIPAELGNHKTLEVLTLSDNELTGSIPASIFNMSALQVLGLEGNRLSVESCKLKGILPEEIGNLTGVTKMSLLKHELTGYIPNTVQGMLNLQEIYLDNNKLKGTIAEVICNLKNLGALDLSENWFSGSMPPCLRNVTSLRKLAKLELTCKLREPSRSHTI encoded by the exons ATGGCTCTTACCTACAATAATCTTACTG GAGAAATACCAGCggaactaggaaatcataagacACTAGAGGTGCTGACATTATCTGACAATGAGTTAACTGGTTCCATTCCAGCAAGCATTTTCAACATGTCAGCATTGCAGGTCCTAGGACTTGAAGGAAACAGGCTTTCAG tgGAGAGTTGTAAACTGAAGGGGATACTTCCTGAAGAAATTGGTAATCTTACTGGAGTGACAAAGATGAGTCTATTAAAACATGAGTTGACTGGATATATTCCAAATACTGTCCAAGGCATGCTGAACCTTCAAGAAATTTACCTAGATAACAACAAGTTAAAAGGAACCATTGCAGAGGTTATCTGCAATTTAAAGAATCTCGGAGCATTAGACTTGTCAGAGAATTGGTTTTCTGGATCAATGCCACCATGCTTAAGGAATGTAACCAGTTTGAGGAAACTTGCTAAATTGGAGCTTACCTGCAAGCTTAGGGAGCCTTCAAGATCTCATACAATTTAA